The following proteins are encoded in a genomic region of Enoplosus armatus isolate fEnoArm2 chromosome 11, fEnoArm2.hap1, whole genome shotgun sequence:
- the fancb gene encoding Fanconi anemia group B protein, translating to MERLLLGDLYRNPHQLSLCGNIILFNCKRASATDDSARSELIFCSLSFEQEGNTFLKAADGAAVISRKETAQADIVKCKCAINVQKRVTAPCILVTKKSKKRESFQYTLLTLSSSNRLEPCIEFKLPYEMRENVSILQGPTVLWSHAGNVFYTSLQAGEVRKIPFQLSHSVVGELPLHKDQVFVLGLQNLSEPCSNNQSTSRTLGYFVENGHVFDGNVMLPHPYICITRCILVLSAEQVDGGLRSAVVAATSNQQLVYFENGIVKDTCQLPFEQPENIQVVNTGRNGCLFVISFHQGHVCAVWKETFQMASHWSGVSVVHVDDFVGCGTDQMLLFFKDQGITGEPLEKFLLTDLCGILYARCQDNGAPETSPPPLTENYLLTLKALESRLQSGLTVLQELQREVRVKERVLQQSVQALTDVVSEREPTLTQPEQEGLIALWDSDEESKDEALDDKTQDMPAVSSKPQVDKLWHRITEDRMVVGVILTTDSSVPAASVSLSILTETGQSSTPPVIQTQSQVFWLPAPCSSSSSSSSSASTFPEPAAKRSKQHNASRPNDLNTCRMAVTAVTRLTPLLNSGCVKCRVMLHYVQTQDAFAFVRNPTPVVLHCGQVALDIHSDFQTRLLKNPELKTDEVKEDLLSLMAVLERWVFHIDSPDHSLGDVDGWIQKRVGCNRIEVSPPYLLLNSSGPSALMLLHWHQITPFQGELSVHSSQLQMLQFLDSLLAYLPASCSTQLVKGTRGQGAAQIFSLALEKEVVSLRECVSLLLCEEEDEDEKEKRKSFGHEESPDPSSVKGLQRCREIWQQDVERSRRRLSPLVDVGRYRRLTQSMSKVQLDGDLAALLDTQRTLLS from the exons ATGGAGAGATTGCTCTTGGGAGATTTGTATCGAAATCCCCATCAGCTTTCCCTCTGTGGAAATATAATCTTATTTAACTGCAAACGAGCCTCAGCCACAGATGACAGCGCAAGAAGTGAGTTAATATTCTGCAGCCTTTCATTTGAACAGGAAGGCAACACGTTCCTGAAGGCAGCTGACGGAGCGGCTGTCATCAGCAGGAAGGAAACAGCGCAGGCGgatattgtaaaatgtaaatgtgccatAAATGTCCAGAAGAGAGTCACCGCGCCATGTATTTTAGTAACAAAGAAGagtaagaaaagagagagcttCCAGTATACTCTTCTCACACTGAGTAGCTCAAACCGACTGGAGCCCTGCATTGAGTTTAAACTCCCTTATGAAATGAGGGAGAATGTGTCCATCCTCCAGGGCCCCACAGTGTTGTGGAGCCATGCTGGTAATGTCTTCTATACATCTCTGCAGGCAGGGGAGGTGAGGAAGATACCCTTTCAGTTGTCCCACAGTGTTGTTGGAGAACTCCCCCTCCACAAAGACCAGGTATTTGTTCTTGGACTGCAAAACCTTTCAGAGCCGTGCTCGAATAACCAGTCCACAAGCCGAACTCTGGGCTATTTTGTTGAGAATGGACACGTGTTCGATGGCAATGTGATGTTGCCTCACCCCTACATTTGTATCACACGGTGCATCTTGGTGCTCTCAGCTGAACAAGTGGATGGTGGGCTGAGATCTGCTGTGGTTGCAGCAACTTCTAATCAGCAACTTGTTTATTTTGAGAATGGCATCGTGAAAGACACATGTCAGCTCCCCTTTGAACAACCTGAAAATATTCAGGTGGTCAATACCGGGAGAAATGGCTGCCTGTTCGTCATATCCTTTCACCAGGGGCATGTATGCGCTGTATGGAAGGAAACATTTCAG ATGGCCTCCCACTGGTCAGGTGTCAGCGTTGTCCACGTGGATGACTTTGTGGGATGTGGAACAGACcagatgctgctgttttttaagGATCAAGGCATCACAGGAGAGCCATTGGAAAAATTCCTCCTCACTGACCTCTGTGGCATTTTATATGCT cGTTGCCAGGACAATGGAGCACCAGAgacatctcctcctccacttaCAGAGAACTATCTCCTCACTCTTAAAGCTTTAGAGTCCAGACTACAG AGTGGATTAACCGTGCTGCAGGAGCTTCAAAGAGAAGTGAGAGTGAAGGAAAGAGTTCTACAGCAGTCGGTCCAAGCCCTTACGGATGTGGTCTCAGAAAGAGAACCTACTCTCACCCAGCCAGAGCAG GAAGGCCTTATTGCTCTGTGGGACAGTGATGAAGAGTCAAAGGATGAGGCCTTGGATGACAAGACACAAGATATGCCAGCAGTGTCTTCAAAACCTCAAGTTGACAAGCTATGGCATCGCATCACTGAGGACCGAATGGTTGTGGGAGTGATACTAACTACCGACAGCTCTGT aCCAGCGGCCAGTGTGAGCTTATCCATCCTGACAGAGACGGGCCAGAGCTCAACGCCTCCAGTCATCCAGACCCAGAGCCAAGTGTTCTGGCTCCCTGCACcctgctcctcatcatcatcctcctcctcctctgcctccacgTTCCCAGAGCCCGCAGCCAAAAGAAGCAAGCAGCACAATGCCAGCAGACCCAATGATCTCAACACATGTAGAATGGCTGTGACTGCTGTGACCAGGCTGACACCTCTGTTGAACTCTGGCTGTGTCAAGTGCCGTGTCATGCTCCATTACGTCCAGACACAAGATGCTTTTGCCTTTGTGAGAAACCCAACGCCGGTTGTCCTGCATTGTGGTCAAGTTGCTTTAGACATCCACAGTGATTTCCAAACCCGACTGTTGAAAAACCCCGAACTCAAAACAG ATGAGGTTAAAGAGGACTTGCTGAGTCTGATGGCGGTGCTGGAGCGCTGGGTCTTCCACATAGACTCTCCTGATCACAGCTTAGGTGATGTAGATGGCTGGATTCAGAAAAGAGTGGGTTGTAACAGGATAGAAGTGAGCCCTCCGTATCTACTGTTAAACTCTTCCGGACCATCTGCTCTCATGCTGCTGCACTGGCATCAGATAACCCCTTTCCAGGGGGAACTGTCTGTCCACTCCAG CCAGTTACAGATGCTCCAGTTCCTGGACTCTCTCTTGGCTTACCTCCCTGCGTCTTGCTCTACCCAGCTTGTCAAAGGCACAAGGGGACAGGGTGCAgctcaaatattttctttggcaTTGGAGAAAGAGGTGGTGTCactcagagagtgtgtgtcattGCTACTTtgtgaagaagaggatgaggatgagaaggagaagaggaagagcttTGGACACGAGGAGAGCCCTGATCCAAGTTCTGTGAAGGGGCTCCAGAGGTGCAGAGAGATATGGCAGCAGGACGTGgagaggagtaggaggaggttGAGCCCCCTGGTGGATGTGGGGAGGTATCGTAGGCTAACCCAAAGCATGTCCAAAGTCCAGCTCGATGGGGATTTGGCAGCTCTCTTAGACACTCAGAGAACTTTGCTCAGCTAA
- the glra2 gene encoding glycine receptor subunit alpha-2 isoform X1, with protein MGKPPGMNRSFIKILAALFTYFMETNNFRVVDAKEHDSRSSSNMSPSDFLDSLMGRTSGYDARIRPNFKGPPVNVTCNIFINSFGSIAETTMDYRVNIFLRQKWNDPRLAYSKYPDSSLDLDPSMLDSIWKPDLFFANEKGANFHDVTTDNKLLRIFKDGTVLYSIRLTLILSCPMDLKNFPMDVQTCTMQLESFGYTMNDLIFEWLENGAVQVSDGLTLPQFIMREEKELGYCTKHYNTGKFTCIEVKFHLERQMGYYLIQMYIPSLLIVILSWVSFWINMDAAPARVALGITTVLTMTTQSSGSRASLPKVSYVKAIDIWMAVCLLFVFAALLEYAGVNFVSRQQKEFLRLRRRQRRNHKDDDMREGRFNFAGYNMSQCLPTKDGSAVKNAAPAPNPQPSVPKDIDTMRKKFVDRAKRIDTISRAAFPLAFLIFNVFYWVTYKIIRHEDIHKK; from the exons ATGGGAAAACCACCAGGAATGAATCGCTCCTTTATTAAGATTTTGGCAgctttatttacatatttcatgGAGACGAACAACTTCAG AGTTGTGGATGCCAAGGAGCACGATTCCAGATCATCCTCCAACATGTCTCCTTCAGACTTTCTGGACTCACTCATGGGTCGCACATCCGGGTATGATGCACGAATAAGACCGAattttaaag GTCCACCAGTTAATGTTACCTGCAACATATTTATCAACAGCTTTGGTTCTATAGCAGAAACTACAATG GATTACAGAGTGAACATCTTCCTGCGGCAGAAGTGGAATGACCCTCGGCTGGCGTATAGTAAATACCCAGATTCCTCCCTCGACCTGGACCCGTCCATGTTGGACTCCATATGGAAGCCCGACCTCTTCTTTGCCAATGAGAAAGGAGCAAACTTCCATGATGTCACCACAGACAATAAGCTGCTGCGAATCTTCAAGGATGGGACTGTCCTCTACAGTATCAG GTTGACTCTCATTCTGTCCTGCCCGATGGACCTGAAGAACTTTCCGATGGATGTCCAAACTTGTACGATGCAACTAGAAAGCT TTGGCTACACCATGAACGACTTGATCTTCGAGTGGCTGGAGAACGGTGCAGTGCAGGTGTCAGACGGGCTCACACTGCCTCAATTCATTatgagggaagagaaggagctGGGCTACTGTACAAAACACTACAACACCg gTAAATTCACCTGCATAGAAGTAAAATTTCATCTGGAGCGACAGATGGGATACTACCTGATCCAGATGTACATTCCTTCCCTCCTCATCGTCATCCTCTCATGGGTGTCTTTTTGGATCAACATGGATGCTGCTCCTGCCAGAGTGGCGCTGGGCATCACCACTGTGCTTACCATGACTACCCAAAGCTCCGGCTCCAGAGCTTCTCTTCCAAAG gTCTCTTACGTGAAAGCCATTGATATCTGGATGGCAGTGTGTCTGCTCTTTGTATTTGCTGCATTGCTAGAATATGCTGGGGTTAATTTTGTCTCCAGGCAACAGAAAGAGTTCCTTCGCCTGAGGCGAAGACAAAGGAGGAATCACAAG GATGATGACATGCGTGAGGGCCGCTTTAATTTTGCTGGCTACAATATGAGTCAGTGTCTGCCAACGAAGGACGGCTCAGCTGTTAAGAACGCTGCTCCAGCTCCGAACCCTCAACCATCAGTCCCCAAGGACATAGACACCATGAGGAAGAAGTTTGTGGACAGAGCCAAGAGGATAGACACTATTTCCAGGGCCGCCTTTCCTCTTGCGTTCCTCATCTTTAATGTCTTCTACTGGGTCACCTACAAGATCATCAGGCATGAGGACATCCACAAAAAGTAA
- the glra2 gene encoding glycine receptor subunit alpha-2 isoform X3: MSPSDFLDSLMGRTSGYDARIRPNFKGPPVNVTCNIFINSFGSIAETTMDYRVNIFLRQKWNDPRLAYSKYPDSSLDLDPSMLDSIWKPDLFFANEKGANFHDVTTDNKLLRIFKDGTVLYSIRLTLILSCPMDLKNFPMDVQTCTMQLESFGYTMNDLIFEWLENGAVQVSDGLTLPQFIMREEKELGYCTKHYNTGKFTCIEVKFHLERQMGYYLIQMYIPSLLIVILSWVSFWINMDAAPARVALGITTVLTMTTQSSGSRASLPKVSYVKAIDIWMAVCLLFVFAALLEYAGVNFVSRQQKEFLRLRRRQRRNHKVDSQSLYKDDDMREGRFNFAGYNMSQCLPTKDGSAVKNAAPAPNPQPSVPKDIDTMRKKFVDRAKRIDTISRAAFPLAFLIFNVFYWVTYKIIRHEDIHKK, translated from the exons ATGTCTCCTTCAGACTTTCTGGACTCACTCATGGGTCGCACATCCGGGTATGATGCACGAATAAGACCGAattttaaag GTCCACCAGTTAATGTTACCTGCAACATATTTATCAACAGCTTTGGTTCTATAGCAGAAACTACAATG GATTACAGAGTGAACATCTTCCTGCGGCAGAAGTGGAATGACCCTCGGCTGGCGTATAGTAAATACCCAGATTCCTCCCTCGACCTGGACCCGTCCATGTTGGACTCCATATGGAAGCCCGACCTCTTCTTTGCCAATGAGAAAGGAGCAAACTTCCATGATGTCACCACAGACAATAAGCTGCTGCGAATCTTCAAGGATGGGACTGTCCTCTACAGTATCAG GTTGACTCTCATTCTGTCCTGCCCGATGGACCTGAAGAACTTTCCGATGGATGTCCAAACTTGTACGATGCAACTAGAAAGCT TTGGCTACACCATGAACGACTTGATCTTCGAGTGGCTGGAGAACGGTGCAGTGCAGGTGTCAGACGGGCTCACACTGCCTCAATTCATTatgagggaagagaaggagctGGGCTACTGTACAAAACACTACAACACCg gTAAATTCACCTGCATAGAAGTAAAATTTCATCTGGAGCGACAGATGGGATACTACCTGATCCAGATGTACATTCCTTCCCTCCTCATCGTCATCCTCTCATGGGTGTCTTTTTGGATCAACATGGATGCTGCTCCTGCCAGAGTGGCGCTGGGCATCACCACTGTGCTTACCATGACTACCCAAAGCTCCGGCTCCAGAGCTTCTCTTCCAAAG gTCTCTTACGTGAAAGCCATTGATATCTGGATGGCAGTGTGTCTGCTCTTTGTATTTGCTGCATTGCTAGAATATGCTGGGGTTAATTTTGTCTCCAGGCAACAGAAAGAGTTCCTTCGCCTGAGGCGAAGACAAAGGAGGAATCACAAGGTAGACTCTCAAAGTCTTTACAAG GATGATGACATGCGTGAGGGCCGCTTTAATTTTGCTGGCTACAATATGAGTCAGTGTCTGCCAACGAAGGACGGCTCAGCTGTTAAGAACGCTGCTCCAGCTCCGAACCCTCAACCATCAGTCCCCAAGGACATAGACACCATGAGGAAGAAGTTTGTGGACAGAGCCAAGAGGATAGACACTATTTCCAGGGCCGCCTTTCCTCTTGCGTTCCTCATCTTTAATGTCTTCTACTGGGTCACCTACAAGATCATCAGGCATGAGGACATCCACAAAAAGTAA
- the glra2 gene encoding glycine receptor subunit alpha-2 isoform X2 → MNRSFIKILAALFTYFMETNNFRVVDAKEHDSRSSSNMSPSDFLDSLMGRTSGYDARIRPNFKGPPVNVTCNIFINSFGSVTETTMDYRVNIFLRQKWNDPRLAYSKYPDSSLDLDPSMLDSIWKPDLFFANEKGANFHDVTTDNKLLRIFKDGTVLYSIRLTLILSCPMDLKNFPMDVQTCTMQLESFGYTMNDLIFEWLENGAVQVSDGLTLPQFIMREEKELGYCTKHYNTGKFTCIEVKFHLERQMGYYLIQMYIPSLLIVILSWVSFWINMDAAPARVALGITTVLTMTTQSSGSRASLPKVSYVKAIDIWMAVCLLFVFAALLEYAGVNFVSRQQKEFLRLRRRQRRNHKDDDMREGRFNFAGYNMSQCLPTKDGSAVKNAAPAPNPQPSVPKDIDTMRKKFVDRAKRIDTISRAAFPLAFLIFNVFYWVTYKIIRHEDIHKK, encoded by the exons ATGAATCGCTCCTTTATTAAGATTTTGGCAgctttatttacatatttcatgGAGACGAACAACTTCAG AGTTGTGGATGCCAAGGAGCACGATTCCAGATCATCCTCCAACATGTCTCCTTCAGACTTTCTGGACTCACTCATGGGTCGCACATCCGGGTATGATGCACGAATAAGACCGAattttaaag GTCCCCCTGTAAACGTTACATGCAATATTTTTATCAACAGTTTCGGCTCTGTCACAGAGACAACTATG GATTACAGAGTGAACATCTTCCTGCGGCAGAAGTGGAATGACCCTCGGCTGGCGTATAGTAAATACCCAGATTCCTCCCTCGACCTGGACCCGTCCATGTTGGACTCCATATGGAAGCCCGACCTCTTCTTTGCCAATGAGAAAGGAGCAAACTTCCATGATGTCACCACAGACAATAAGCTGCTGCGAATCTTCAAGGATGGGACTGTCCTCTACAGTATCAG GTTGACTCTCATTCTGTCCTGCCCGATGGACCTGAAGAACTTTCCGATGGATGTCCAAACTTGTACGATGCAACTAGAAAGCT TTGGCTACACCATGAACGACTTGATCTTCGAGTGGCTGGAGAACGGTGCAGTGCAGGTGTCAGACGGGCTCACACTGCCTCAATTCATTatgagggaagagaaggagctGGGCTACTGTACAAAACACTACAACACCg gTAAATTCACCTGCATAGAAGTAAAATTTCATCTGGAGCGACAGATGGGATACTACCTGATCCAGATGTACATTCCTTCCCTCCTCATCGTCATCCTCTCATGGGTGTCTTTTTGGATCAACATGGATGCTGCTCCTGCCAGAGTGGCGCTGGGCATCACCACTGTGCTTACCATGACTACCCAAAGCTCCGGCTCCAGAGCTTCTCTTCCAAAG gTCTCTTACGTGAAAGCCATTGATATCTGGATGGCAGTGTGTCTGCTCTTTGTATTTGCTGCATTGCTAGAATATGCTGGGGTTAATTTTGTCTCCAGGCAACAGAAAGAGTTCCTTCGCCTGAGGCGAAGACAAAGGAGGAATCACAAG GATGATGACATGCGTGAGGGCCGCTTTAATTTTGCTGGCTACAATATGAGTCAGTGTCTGCCAACGAAGGACGGCTCAGCTGTTAAGAACGCTGCTCCAGCTCCGAACCCTCAACCATCAGTCCCCAAGGACATAGACACCATGAGGAAGAAGTTTGTGGACAGAGCCAAGAGGATAGACACTATTTCCAGGGCCGCCTTTCCTCTTGCGTTCCTCATCTTTAATGTCTTCTACTGGGTCACCTACAAGATCATCAGGCATGAGGACATCCACAAAAAGTAA